The Treponema phagedenis DNA segment ATGCCGCAATTTCATCCGCAAAAAATGCAAAACCCGCAAAGGACGTTATTGAAAACTCCCAAGCACTTAAAAATATTAGTGCGGTAAAAGAAGGACGTGTTGTCTATGCACCGAATGACACATACACAAATGAATCAATTCAAACCTATATTGAGTTATTCGGTAACTTGGCAAAAACTCTTTCTAAATAAAGAATTTTAGAGCATAAGATGACTACACAACCAACCGTTGAGGCAGAAAAGCCTCAACGGTTTGACCGAAAACTATGGACTCCTGCTTTTTTTATCGCAGTTGTAGTGATAATTGCTTTGGGAGTAGCTTCTCTTTTTACCGGTGTCTACGATATACACGGACAAAAAGACGGCTGGCAAATGTTTTTTATTACACGTGTACCCAGAACAATTTCGCTCATGTTGACAGGAGCTGCGATGGCAATGTCCGGTATTGTAATGCAGCTTTTAACTCAAAACAAATTTGTTGAACCGACAACAACCGGCACCATCGAATGGGCAGGACTCGGACTCATCTTTGTTTATGTAACAATTCCGGGACCGACTTTAATGCAGCGAATGACAGGCGCAATAATTTTTTCGTTTGTCGGAACAATGATTTTCTTTTTGTTTTTGCGGAAGGTGCGTCTGCGCTCTTCGCTCATTGTGCCTATAATCGGCATTATGCTTGGAGCAGTTGTTTCGGCTCTGTCAACATTTATCGGTCTTGTTTTTTCCATGACTCAATCGTTGGAAGTATGGTTTGCCGGCTCCTTTGCTTCGGTGCAGCGGGGACGCTACGAGTACTTATGGATAATTATTGCAATTACCGTTGTTGTTTTTATTTTTGCCGATAGATTAACAGTTGCAGGTTTAGGTGAAGACATTGCGACAAACCTCGGATTAAATTATAACCGAATTATTTTATTCGGCACTGTTCTTATTTCTCTTGCAGTAGGAATAGTTGCCGCAGTTATCGGGCACCTGCCATTTCTGGGACTTGTAGTACCGAATATTGTATCAATGTTCCGCGGTGATGATCTACGTTCAAACCTTCCTTGGGTTTGCGTGTTGGGAATGGGAACTATCACCCTTTGCGATATTATTGCGCGCACAATTATTATGCCCTTTGAAGTACCCGTATCTCTTATTTTGGGAACAATAGGAGCTGCGGTTTTTAT contains these protein-coding regions:
- a CDS encoding ABC transporter permease, with amino-acid sequence MTTQPTVEAEKPQRFDRKLWTPAFFIAVVVIIALGVASLFTGVYDIHGQKDGWQMFFITRVPRTISLMLTGAAMAMSGIVMQLLTQNKFVEPTTTGTIEWAGLGLIFVYVTIPGPTLMQRMTGAIIFSFVGTMIFFLFLRKVRLRSSLIVPIIGIMLGAVVSALSTFIGLVFSMTQSLEVWFAGSFASVQRGRYEYLWIIIAITVVVFIFADRLTVAGLGEDIATNLGLNYNRIILFGTVLISLAVGIVAAVIGHLPFLGLVVPNIVSMFRGDDLRSNLPWVCVLGMGTITLCDIIARTIIMPFEVPVSLILGTIGAAVFIGLLLKQRRRKIKR